The DNA segment CTGCGGGTTCACGGCATTGAGGGGCTGCGCGTCGTCGATGCCAGCATTATGCCCCAGATCACCAGCGGCAACACCAACGCCCCGACCCTGATGATCGCCGAAAAAGCTGCGCGCTACATCCAGTCGGGCACCTGACGGTCGAAGGTTTGGGTCGCGCATATGCCCTGCGTGGGTTAAGCTGGAAATCCAGCGAAAAGGAGAGCGTCATGGACATCAGGCATAGCGGTTCAACACCGTCAAATACGGCGCCAGCAGATTATTTCACCGGCACGGTCTGGCAAGAAGCGATCTGTGACCCGACCGAAACCAAAGCAGTGATCGCGCTGCTTGTCACCTTCGCACCCAATGCGCGGACAAATTGGCACAAGCATGCCTTGGGCCAGACACTCTATGTGACATCAGGGTCAGGCCTGATCCAAAGCCGTGGCGGGCCGGTGAACACCATTCGTGCGGGTGATCGCATCTGGATACCTGCGGGCGAAGAGCATTGGCACGGTGCCACCCCCTACAACCTGATGAGTCACATTGCGATTCAGGAAGTCGAGGACGGAACGGCCACGCACTGGCTCGAACCCGTCACCGATGCGCAGTATCAAGGGCAAAGCTGATACTGGAAGGTTCGCTGCATCCGTTTGCGGCGCGCACCTGCTGACGCCACAGCGCCGCAATCCGTGCCGGTCACAGTCGTGCGCGCAGGGCGTTGCGGTCGATCTTTGAGTGGTGGCGCTTGTCCATCGGCATGCTGGCCACATGAACGACCCGCGCAATGCCCAACGCGCTTGCGCGGGTTTGCCAGAGTGCCGCTTGTGCCCTGTCCCCCTCGATCACAAGGCAGGCGGCATCTTGGGCAGCCATCAGCGCGCATTGGCGCACACCGGGCCATTGCCGCGCGGCCACTTCGACCGAAAACGGATAGCACATGCGACCGCCGATTTTCACATCCGTGCCCATACGCCCCAGCAACCAAAGCCGGCCTTGCGCATCCAGACGGCCCGCATC comes from the Roseinatronobacter monicus genome and includes:
- a CDS encoding (R)-mandelonitrile lyase, translated to MDIRHSGSTPSNTAPADYFTGTVWQEAICDPTETKAVIALLVTFAPNARTNWHKHALGQTLYVTSGSGLIQSRGGPVNTIRAGDRIWIPAGEEHWHGATPYNLMSHIAIQEVEDGTATHWLEPVTDAQYQGQS